In a single window of the Amycolatopsis sp. cg5 genome:
- a CDS encoding ABC transporter permease yields MTDPSAASLQLDAGPQRSRSLWGDAWRRLRKRPTVIASAVIIVVIVLIAIAPGLFSSREAGFSDLNLANQGPSADAWFGYDNQGQDVYARTIYGTRASLLVGVFATLLTVLIGSFIGILAGYYGQIVDTFLSRLGDVFAGLPFLLGAIVILTTFNVPGSSPGGFTIISQVVLSIAVLTWPVAMRIMRGATLVAKQLDYVKAARGLGASTPRVIFRHLLPNTLAPVLVYATIALGAAIGAEATLAYLGIGVRAPVISWGVMISDARDYFRNTPHILLFPAAFVTVTVLAFVMLGDAVRDALDPKGR; encoded by the coding sequence ATGACTGACCCCAGCGCCGCGAGCCTGCAACTGGACGCGGGGCCGCAGCGCTCGCGCAGCCTGTGGGGCGACGCGTGGCGGCGGCTGCGCAAGCGGCCGACGGTGATCGCCTCGGCGGTGATCATCGTGGTGATCGTGCTGATCGCCATCGCGCCCGGCCTGTTCAGCTCCCGCGAGGCCGGGTTCAGCGACTTGAACCTGGCCAACCAGGGGCCGTCGGCCGACGCCTGGTTCGGCTACGACAACCAGGGCCAGGACGTCTACGCGAGGACGATCTACGGCACGCGCGCGTCGCTGCTCGTCGGTGTCTTCGCGACGCTGCTGACCGTGCTGATCGGCTCGTTCATCGGCATTCTCGCCGGGTACTACGGGCAGATCGTCGACACGTTCCTGTCCAGGCTCGGCGACGTGTTCGCCGGGCTGCCGTTCCTGCTCGGCGCGATCGTCATCCTGACCACGTTCAACGTGCCGGGCAGCAGTCCCGGCGGGTTCACGATCATCTCGCAGGTGGTGCTGTCGATCGCGGTGCTGACCTGGCCGGTCGCCATGCGCATCATGCGCGGCGCGACGCTGGTCGCCAAACAGTTGGACTACGTGAAGGCCGCGCGCGGGCTGGGCGCCAGCACGCCGCGCGTCATCTTCCGGCACCTGCTGCCGAACACGCTCGCGCCCGTGCTCGTCTACGCGACCATCGCGCTGGGCGCGGCCATCGGCGCCGAGGCGACACTGGCGTACCTGGGCATCGGGGTGCGGGCGCCGGTCATCTCGTGGGGTGTGATGATCAGCGACGCGCGGGACTATTTCCGCAACACGCCGCATATTCTGCTGTTCCCGGCGGCCTTCGTGACCGTCACCGTGCTCGCCTTCGTCATGCTGGGTGACGCGGTGCGCGACGCGCTCGACCCGAAGGGCCGGTGA
- a CDS encoding ABC transporter permease — translation MIRYVLRRLLQLIPVFFGTTFLIYTLVWSIPGDPFAGKCGQVKCPQTFVDKMTERYHLNDSLFEQYFKYIGKLLTGDFGETFNEIPVGDLIGDAYPVTLRLALVAICIEALIGVGAGVLTGLRGRGFLDNLVLMSTLFLISLPVFVTGIVLQIVLGTEWGIITPSVSADATIGELIVPGFALGSLSMAYIARLTRTSIAENRRADFVRTAIAKGQPHRRVVWVHLLRNSVIPVITFIGIDLGALMGGAIVTEGVFNINGIGGLIFQGIQNQESATVTGIVVLLVLVYLFMSLVVDLLYAVLDPRIRYD, via the coding sequence ATGATCCGCTATGTACTTCGGCGGCTTCTCCAGCTCATTCCCGTCTTCTTCGGGACGACCTTCCTGATCTACACGCTGGTCTGGTCGATTCCCGGCGACCCGTTCGCCGGGAAATGCGGGCAGGTCAAGTGCCCGCAGACGTTCGTCGACAAGATGACCGAGCGGTACCACCTCAACGATTCGCTGTTCGAGCAGTACTTCAAGTACATCGGCAAGCTGCTGACCGGCGACTTCGGCGAGACGTTCAACGAGATCCCGGTCGGCGACCTCATCGGCGACGCGTATCCGGTGACGTTGCGGCTCGCGCTCGTCGCGATCTGCATCGAGGCGCTCATCGGTGTCGGCGCCGGCGTGCTGACCGGCTTGCGGGGCAGGGGATTCCTCGACAATCTCGTGCTGATGTCGACGCTGTTCCTGATCTCGCTGCCGGTGTTCGTCACCGGCATCGTGCTGCAGATCGTGCTCGGCACGGAGTGGGGGATCATCACCCCGAGCGTCTCGGCCGACGCGACGATCGGCGAGCTGATCGTGCCGGGATTCGCGCTGGGCAGTCTGTCCATGGCCTATATCGCGAGATTGACGAGAACGAGCATCGCGGAGAACCGCCGTGCCGACTTCGTCCGCACCGCGATCGCCAAGGGACAGCCGCACCGGCGCGTGGTGTGGGTGCACCTGCTGCGCAACTCGGTCATCCCGGTGATCACCTTCATCGGCATCGACCTCGGCGCGCTGATGGGCGGCGCGATCGTCACCGAGGGCGTGTTCAACATCAACGGCATCGGCGGGCTGATCTTCCAGGGCATCCAGAACCAGGAGAGCGCCACGGTCACCGGCATCGTCGTGCTGCTGGTGCTGGTCTACCTGTTCATGAGCCTGGTCGTCGACCTGCTGTACGCCGTTCTCGATCCGAGGATTCGCTATGACTGA
- a CDS encoding ABC transporter substrate-binding protein, protein MGRSRRFSGVAAAVTSLALVLAACGGGGGKTEDKGQAAGGESNPDGAVSVYGTEPQNTFIPSNTTELGGSKVLNPVFSQLIEYRSDTGAPFNLVAESITTNDAKVYDIKLKKGWKFHDGTEVKAHNFVDAWNYGAYGPNGQLSGDFFAQIEGYEAVNPGKDKQPTADKMSGLKVISDYEFQVTLSAPFSVFLSKIGYLAFAPLPDVFFKDPKAFAEHPIGNGPMKFVSRQPKVNVKLTRNDDYQGEDKVHFKDLEVRIYSSLETAYQDLLSNKLDFMETLPPSATAGGKYKADLKDRVVEGHLLGISTLGVPYYVPEYNNLDLRKAISLAINREQITKTVMNDTYVPADSWISPGIEGYRPGTCGEFCKYDATKAKEYLAKSGFKGKLTIQSNADGGRKEPLVAACNSIKNALNIECDFVPAAGFNQHRQIVTGKKLTGMSRSDWAADYPSIEDFLNPIYRTGAGSNDSGYSNPAVDEALKKADSTADKAEAIKLYQQVEDMIAKDLPQIPVWDEKGVGAKSSRLKAAKLDFGRYADYSSIEVAR, encoded by the coding sequence ATGGGGCGATCGCGCAGATTTTCCGGTGTTGCCGCGGCGGTGACATCCTTGGCGCTGGTGCTGGCTGCCTGTGGGGGCGGCGGCGGGAAAACCGAGGACAAGGGTCAGGCAGCGGGCGGCGAAAGCAATCCGGATGGCGCGGTGTCCGTCTACGGGACCGAGCCGCAGAACACCTTCATCCCGTCGAACACCACCGAACTCGGTGGCTCGAAGGTGCTCAATCCCGTCTTTTCCCAGCTGATCGAATACCGCTCCGACACCGGCGCGCCGTTCAACCTGGTCGCCGAGTCGATCACCACCAATGACGCCAAGGTCTACGACATCAAGCTCAAGAAGGGCTGGAAGTTCCACGACGGCACCGAAGTCAAGGCGCACAACTTCGTCGATGCGTGGAACTACGGTGCTTACGGCCCCAACGGCCAGCTGAGCGGCGACTTCTTCGCGCAGATCGAAGGCTACGAAGCGGTCAACCCCGGCAAGGACAAGCAGCCGACGGCCGACAAGATGAGCGGCCTCAAGGTGATCAGCGACTACGAGTTCCAGGTGACGCTGTCCGCGCCGTTCTCGGTGTTCCTGTCGAAGATCGGCTACCTCGCCTTCGCGCCGCTGCCTGACGTGTTCTTCAAGGACCCCAAGGCTTTCGCCGAACACCCGATCGGCAACGGGCCGATGAAGTTCGTGTCGCGCCAGCCGAAGGTCAACGTGAAGCTGACCAGGAACGACGACTACCAGGGTGAGGACAAGGTCCACTTCAAGGACCTCGAGGTCCGCATCTACTCGAGCCTGGAGACCGCGTACCAGGACCTGCTGAGCAACAAGCTCGACTTCATGGAGACGCTGCCGCCGTCGGCCACCGCGGGCGGCAAGTACAAGGCCGACCTCAAGGACCGCGTGGTCGAAGGCCACCTGCTCGGCATCAGCACGCTCGGCGTGCCGTACTACGTGCCCGAGTACAACAACCTCGATCTGCGCAAGGCGATCTCGCTGGCCATCAACCGCGAGCAGATCACCAAGACGGTCATGAACGACACCTACGTTCCGGCCGACAGCTGGATTTCCCCCGGCATCGAGGGCTACCGCCCCGGCACCTGCGGCGAATTCTGCAAGTACGACGCGACGAAGGCCAAGGAATACCTGGCGAAGTCCGGTTTCAAGGGCAAGCTGACCATTCAGTCCAATGCGGACGGTGGACGCAAGGAGCCGCTGGTCGCGGCCTGCAACAGCATCAAGAACGCGCTCAACATCGAGTGCGACTTCGTGCCTGCCGCCGGGTTCAACCAGCACCGCCAGATCGTCACCGGCAAGAAGCTGACCGGCATGAGCCGCTCGGACTGGGCGGCGGACTATCCGTCCATTGAGGACTTCCTCAACCCGATCTACCGCACCGGCGCCGGTTCCAACGACTCCGGTTACTCCAACCCGGCGGTGGACGAGGCGCTGAAGAAGGCCGACTCGACCGCGGACAAGGCGGAGGCGATCAAGCTGTACCAGCAGGTCGAGGACATGATCGCGAAGGACCTGCCGCAGATCCCGGTGTGGGACGAGAAGGGTGTCGGCGCCAAGTCGAGCCGGTTGAAGGCCGCGAAGCTCGACTTCGGCCGGTACGCCGACTACTCGTCCATCGAAGTCGCCCGCTGA